A single region of the Selenomonas sp. oral taxon 920 genome encodes:
- a CDS encoding metallophosphoesterase family protein, with protein MTFRRILAVGDIHGNADQLRALWKKIAFDERTDLLVFLGDYIDRGAAPVDVLRFVRAQVERYENVHALYGNHEAMMLGYLREYGLGRTLRGHFDIWLMNGGKVTKKQFAALPAEESEELLAFVKARPLYFRMTHGAQSILFVHAGVNPRRAKQTSQDLLWIREDFFDNYSGTELIIVGHTPTQSIGGRDMSRNVPLFLPNNIIACDTGSFLPGGRISCVDAAHYLALRGAGRKLTETELASCYIQSA; from the coding sequence ATGACCTTTCGGCGGATTCTCGCTGTGGGCGATATTCACGGGAATGCAGACCAGCTGCGCGCCCTCTGGAAGAAGATTGCCTTCGATGAGCGTACGGATCTGCTCGTCTTTCTCGGCGACTATATTGATCGCGGCGCGGCACCCGTGGATGTACTGCGCTTCGTACGTGCACAGGTGGAGCGCTATGAGAACGTGCATGCGCTCTACGGCAACCACGAGGCGATGATGCTCGGCTACCTGCGGGAATATGGACTGGGGCGGACGCTCCGCGGACACTTTGATATCTGGCTGATGAACGGCGGCAAGGTGACGAAGAAACAGTTCGCTGCACTCCCTGCGGAGGAGTCAGAGGAGCTCCTTGCATTCGTCAAGGCGCGCCCGCTTTACTTCCGTATGACGCACGGAGCGCAGAGCATTCTCTTCGTCCATGCGGGCGTGAACCCACGTCGTGCGAAACAAACTTCGCAGGATTTGCTGTGGATTCGTGAGGATTTCTTCGATAACTACAGTGGAACGGAGCTCATTATCGTGGGGCATACACCGACCCAGTCGATCGGCGGACGCGATATGAGCCGCAATGTTCCGCTTTTCCTGCCGAATAATATCATCGCTTGCGACACGGGATCCTTTCTTCCCGGCGGACGGATCAGCTGCGTGGATGCGGCACACTATCTCGCGCTGCGCGGCGCGGGCAGGAAACTGACGGAAACGGAACTTGCCTCCTGCTATATACAGTCTGCATGA
- a CDS encoding aspartate ammonia-lyase, which produces MRTEHDFLGNMEVPDDVYYGVQTMRAIENFYITGQKLDPDFIKALATVKKAAALANMDTGRLPHEIGDVLVQAADEIIAGGLIDQFPVDPIQGGAGTSVNMNMNEVLCNRALELRGEAKGRYDIISPNNHANMAQSTNDSFPTGIKVCLSTKGAVFLAALDRLAAELEKKATAYRAILKMGRTHLQDAVPITLGQEMGSYASAVRRSMRRIRYVLRHIHTINMGGTAVGTGLNAEPAYIKAVAKRLSEITGEQYRTSQNIIDATNNTDAFADFSSALKNAALVLIKLANDFRLMASGPRCGLNELHLPMRQPGSSIMPGKVNPVIAEVLDQACYQVIAGDLAVTLGVENGQFELNVMEPVMAFNMFNSLNYITRAVNTFVDKLLVDLKPNVEQCQKWLDNSVGIVTALLPHIGYEKSAELAREAYTTGRPIREIILDQGILSKKELDHILSPRQMTRPGIA; this is translated from the coding sequence GTGAGAACCGAACACGATTTCCTCGGCAACATGGAAGTCCCCGATGATGTCTACTATGGCGTGCAGACGATGCGTGCCATCGAGAACTTCTACATCACGGGACAGAAGCTCGACCCCGATTTCATCAAGGCACTTGCCACGGTGAAAAAGGCGGCTGCACTCGCGAACATGGATACGGGACGTCTCCCGCACGAGATCGGTGACGTGCTCGTACAGGCGGCAGATGAGATCATTGCGGGCGGTCTCATCGACCAGTTCCCCGTCGACCCGATTCAGGGCGGCGCGGGCACATCCGTCAACATGAACATGAACGAGGTGCTCTGCAACCGTGCGCTCGAACTGCGCGGCGAAGCAAAGGGACGCTATGACATCATCTCGCCGAACAACCACGCCAACATGGCACAGTCGACGAACGACTCGTTCCCCACGGGCATCAAGGTCTGCCTCTCCACGAAGGGTGCGGTCTTCCTCGCCGCGCTTGACCGCCTCGCTGCGGAACTCGAGAAAAAGGCGACGGCATACCGTGCAATTCTAAAGATGGGGCGCACACATCTGCAGGATGCTGTCCCCATCACGCTCGGACAGGAGATGGGTTCCTACGCCTCTGCCGTGCGCCGCTCCATGCGCCGCATCCGCTACGTCCTGCGCCACATCCACACGATCAACATGGGCGGCACCGCCGTCGGTACGGGACTGAACGCCGAGCCGGCATACATCAAGGCGGTTGCCAAACGACTCTCCGAGATCACGGGTGAACAGTACCGCACTTCACAGAACATCATTGATGCGACGAACAACACGGATGCATTCGCCGACTTCTCCTCCGCGCTCAAGAATGCGGCGCTCGTCCTCATCAAGCTTGCGAATGATTTCCGCCTGATGGCATCGGGACCGCGCTGCGGCCTGAACGAACTGCATCTTCCGATGCGGCAGCCGGGTTCCTCCATCATGCCGGGCAAGGTCAACCCCGTCATCGCGGAGGTGCTCGACCAGGCGTGCTATCAGGTTATCGCAGGCGATCTCGCCGTGACGCTCGGTGTAGAGAACGGACAGTTCGAACTGAACGTTATGGAGCCGGTCATGGCGTTCAACATGTTCAACTCGCTCAACTACATCACACGCGCGGTCAATACCTTCGTCGACAAACTCCTCGTCGACCTGAAGCCGAACGTCGAGCAGTGCCAGAAGTGGCTGGACAACAGCGTTGGTATCGTGACTGCACTGCTGCCGCATATTGGGTATGAAAAGTCTGCCGAACTTGCACGTGAGGCATACACGACTGGCAGGCCCATCCGCGAGATCATCCTCGATCAGGGGATTCTCTCGAAGAAGGAACTCGATCACATTCTCTCGCCGCGCCAGATGACACGGCCGGGCATCGCTTAG
- a CDS encoding biotin transporter BioY: protein MKLREIILCGLFIALVAVGAFVRIPVGTDVYTLQFLFTLLAGLMLGARLGALAVGTYVLMGLVGIPVFASGGGPSYVLQPTFGYLVGFIVQGWVTGAFVRTGVPTFRRALTACLLGMVVVYVFGISYFYFASNYIIDAPIGFWVAIWYCGVLQVLPDFLLCVAAAYIGMRTQRAGLWL from the coding sequence ATGAAGTTACGAGAAATAATCCTTTGCGGACTATTTATTGCGCTCGTTGCCGTCGGTGCATTTGTCCGCATTCCCGTCGGGACAGATGTGTATACGCTCCAGTTCCTCTTTACGCTGCTCGCGGGGTTGATGCTCGGTGCGCGGCTTGGTGCACTCGCGGTTGGGACGTATGTGCTTATGGGACTGGTCGGGATCCCGGTCTTTGCCTCGGGCGGCGGTCCTTCCTATGTGCTTCAGCCGACGTTCGGCTATCTCGTGGGCTTCATTGTACAGGGCTGGGTGACGGGTGCATTTGTCCGCACGGGTGTGCCGACGTTTCGCCGCGCACTGACGGCATGCCTTCTGGGCATGGTGGTGGTCTATGTGTTCGGCATCTCGTATTTCTACTTTGCATCGAACTATATTATCGACGCGCCGATCGGCTTCTGGGTGGCGATCTGGTACTGCGGCGTGCTGCAGGTTCTGCCGGACTTTCTGCTCTGCGTGGCGGCGGCATACATCGGTATGCGGACACAGCGGGCAGGTCTGTGGCTGTAA
- a CDS encoding DNA glycosylase codes for MTDEHEIELRPFPPFLPPNATVLMMGSFPPAAEKRAMEFHYPNFQNDMWRVYGLVFFGDAMHFQRVGEKAFDAKKIKAFLAERGIGSCPGVRRAIRTHGNASDAYLKVVETVELPEILEKIPQCRRICTTGGKATEILLALLETEVKAKAFKTGTTITARCGDRDLLVTRLPSTSRAYPMKLEKKAEAYRKFFVEAGFTVAK; via the coding sequence ATGACGGATGAACATGAAATCGAGCTTCGCCCGTTTCCTCCTTTTTTGCCGCCCAATGCGACCGTACTCATGATGGGCTCGTTTCCGCCCGCTGCCGAAAAACGGGCAATGGAGTTCCACTATCCGAACTTCCAGAACGATATGTGGCGCGTCTACGGGCTGGTGTTCTTCGGTGATGCGATGCATTTTCAGCGCGTAGGGGAAAAGGCGTTTGATGCGAAGAAGATCAAGGCGTTCCTCGCCGAGCGCGGCATTGGCTCGTGCCCCGGTGTGCGCCGTGCCATTCGTACGCATGGAAATGCATCCGATGCCTATCTGAAGGTTGTGGAGACGGTTGAGCTGCCCGAGATTTTGGAGAAGATCCCGCAGTGCCGCCGCATCTGCACAACGGGCGGCAAGGCAACGGAGATCCTGCTCGCACTGCTTGAGACGGAGGTCAAGGCAAAGGCCTTCAAGACGGGCACGACGATAACTGCGCGCTGCGGTGACCGTGACCTCCTCGTCACGCGCCTGCCGTCCACCTCGCGCGCCTACCCAATGAAACTCGAAAAGAAGGCCGAGGCATATCGGAAATTTTTCGTTGAGGCGGGCTTTACGGTGGCGAAGTAA
- a CDS encoding metallophosphoesterase family protein has product MNNQQKMNRRRFIKMAAAAGALAAGGAALWKLGAVRLFRDTALQQFPGVLYVDRLRQVVAADSGHARVLMWERPSPTEKQIVEVRLQGAGGLRRYAAADDSFTDDGTEVYQYTAELDQLTMGNAYQYRITAGEAATDWQTLYVPTANEPYKMLIFPDSQSSDYADWKQLAHLAWARNTDAQLFACMGDLVDNGEDRLQWTEFFGGVKEMQRAIPMAPVMGNHETYNRDWKVRLPEAYLHYFKTPRNGSREFERYYYSFDYGEVHYVVLCTQTKEIGNFKSGLLEEQLAWIRRDLKAHRKRWNVVLMHKDVLQYRINGRPERAEGIDEENGRVWMPVFDELAIDIVFTAHLHTYRNRGHIYGFEKTPDKKGPLYILTGVAGNVRYPNLWIDHSFDEVTLPQPETDNYLTMEVTRDSIEIACFLMDGTEMDRVRVTKK; this is encoded by the coding sequence ATGAACAATCAACAGAAGATGAATCGCCGCCGCTTTATCAAGATGGCCGCGGCGGCAGGCGCCCTCGCTGCGGGCGGTGCGGCGCTCTGGAAGCTCGGTGCCGTGCGCCTGTTTCGCGACACGGCGCTGCAGCAGTTCCCGGGCGTACTCTATGTCGATCGGCTGCGGCAAGTCGTCGCGGCGGACAGCGGACATGCCCGCGTCCTCATGTGGGAGCGGCCGTCGCCGACCGAGAAGCAGATCGTCGAGGTGCGTTTGCAGGGGGCAGGGGGGCTGCGCCGCTATGCAGCGGCAGACGACAGCTTCACCGATGATGGCACGGAGGTCTATCAGTACACGGCAGAACTGGATCAGCTGACGATGGGCAATGCGTATCAATACCGCATCACGGCGGGGGAGGCGGCGACGGACTGGCAGACGCTCTATGTGCCGACGGCGAATGAGCCGTACAAGATGCTGATCTTCCCTGATTCGCAGTCGAGCGACTATGCGGACTGGAAGCAGCTCGCGCATCTCGCATGGGCGCGCAATACCGATGCGCAGCTCTTTGCCTGCATGGGTGACCTCGTGGACAACGGCGAGGATCGCCTGCAGTGGACCGAGTTCTTTGGCGGGGTGAAGGAGATGCAGCGCGCGATCCCAATGGCGCCTGTCATGGGGAATCATGAGACGTACAACCGCGACTGGAAGGTGCGTCTGCCCGAGGCATATCTGCACTATTTCAAGACCCCGCGCAATGGGAGCAGAGAATTCGAGCGCTATTACTACTCCTTTGACTACGGCGAGGTGCACTACGTCGTGCTCTGCACACAGACGAAGGAGATCGGCAACTTCAAGAGCGGACTGCTGGAGGAGCAGCTCGCGTGGATACGCCGTGATTTGAAGGCGCACCGGAAACGGTGGAATGTTGTCCTCATGCACAAGGATGTACTGCAGTACCGCATCAACGGGCGCCCCGAGCGCGCGGAGGGCATTGACGAGGAGAACGGGCGCGTGTGGATGCCTGTCTTTGACGAGCTTGCGATCGATATTGTCTTTACGGCGCATCTGCACACCTATCGAAATCGCGGGCACATTTACGGATTCGAGAAGACTCCGGACAAGAAGGGACCACTCTATATTCTCACGGGGGTCGCAGGCAACGTCCGCTATCCGAACCTCTGGATCGATCACTCCTTCGACGAGGTGACGCTGCCGCAGCCCGAGACGGACAACTATCTCACGATGGAGGTCACGCGGGACTCGATCGAGATCGCATGCTTCCTGATGGACGGCACGGAGATGGATCGCGTGCGCGTGACGAAGAAGTAG
- a CDS encoding YeiH family protein, whose amino-acid sequence MKREYMDGILYALLFAIPAYILGLYFPIVGGPVFGILLGMLFAKKRRPQATESGIKFTGKKILQYAIILLGFEMNLFHVVEVGEQSLYVMIFTLLAAFGAAFLMGKVLGMDRDMTALVGAGTAICGGSAIAAVAPVIGAKDRDVVISIATIFFFNVLAVFIFPFLGHSWGMSDAGFGMWAGTAINDTSSVVAAGYAYSHDAGAYATIVKLTRTLMIVPVCLFFALLMMRSAAQSGTGFSLKRIFPMFVLYFVLACIVNTTGILPAEVSHGLGMLGKFSIVLAMSAIGLNTDLPSLIKHGTRPLLLGMVCWIAVAGTSLIVQHALGLL is encoded by the coding sequence ATGAAGCGTGAATACATGGACGGCATTCTCTATGCGCTGCTCTTTGCGATCCCTGCGTATATCCTGGGGCTGTACTTCCCCATCGTGGGCGGTCCCGTGTTCGGCATTCTGCTCGGCATGCTGTTCGCGAAGAAACGGCGGCCGCAGGCGACCGAGAGCGGGATCAAATTCACGGGCAAGAAGATTTTGCAGTATGCGATCATCCTGCTTGGCTTTGAGATGAATCTCTTTCATGTGGTGGAGGTCGGGGAGCAGTCGCTCTACGTCATGATCTTCACGCTGCTCGCGGCGTTCGGCGCGGCGTTCCTGATGGGAAAGGTTCTGGGGATGGACCGCGATATGACCGCGCTCGTCGGGGCGGGGACGGCGATCTGCGGCGGTTCCGCGATTGCGGCGGTCGCACCCGTGATCGGAGCGAAGGATCGGGATGTCGTGATCTCGATTGCGACGATTTTTTTCTTCAACGTGCTTGCGGTCTTTATCTTCCCGTTCCTCGGGCATAGTTGGGGGATGTCGGACGCAGGGTTCGGCATGTGGGCGGGTACTGCCATCAACGACACGTCGTCGGTCGTTGCAGCGGGCTATGCCTACAGCCATGATGCGGGCGCGTACGCGACCATTGTGAAGCTGACGCGCACGCTGATGATTGTGCCGGTCTGCCTGTTCTTCGCGCTGCTGATGATGCGCAGCGCGGCGCAGAGCGGCACGGGTTTTTCGCTGAAGCGCATCTTCCCGATGTTCGTACTCTACTTCGTGCTCGCGTGTATCGTGAACACGACGGGCATTCTCCCCGCAGAGGTTTCGCATGGGCTTGGGATGCTCGGCAAGTTCTCCATCGTGCTCGCGATGAGTGCAATCGGGCTGAACACGGATCTGCCGTCGCTCATCAAACACGGGACGCGCCCGCTCCTGCTCGGCATGGTCTGCTGGATTGCGGTCGCGGGTACGTCACTTATCGTGCAGCACGCACTGGGGCTGCTGTGA
- a CDS encoding Hsp20/alpha crystallin family protein has translation MFGLVPFAGRRNLSQRDAANPFALFDAMRDSFFRDDFPAANWGAASFKVDVKDSGDHYELTADLPGMTKEDIALHYENGYLTIAASRTESNDEKDDAGNYIRRERHTGEVSRSFYIDGIDDANIHAEFKDGVLQVNLPKTAGEPERKQIEIH, from the coding sequence ATGTTTGGACTTGTACCTTTTGCCGGACGCCGGAACCTCTCGCAGCGCGATGCCGCAAATCCGTTTGCACTCTTCGACGCGATGCGTGATTCCTTCTTCCGCGACGACTTCCCCGCCGCGAACTGGGGCGCCGCCTCGTTCAAGGTGGACGTGAAGGACAGCGGCGATCACTACGAGCTGACCGCAGACCTCCCGGGCATGACAAAGGAGGACATCGCCCTCCACTACGAGAACGGCTATCTCACGATTGCCGCCTCGCGCACGGAGTCGAATGACGAAAAGGACGATGCGGGCAACTACATCCGCCGCGAACGTCACACGGGCGAGGTCAGCCGCTCGTTCTACATCGACGGCATCGACGATGCGAACATCCACGCAGAGTTCAAGGACGGCGTACTGCAGGTGAATCTGCCGAAGACGGCGGGCGAACCCGAACGCAAGCAGATTGAGATTCACTGA
- a CDS encoding adenylosuccinate synthase: MSTIVITGTQWGDEGKGKIVDYLASKADTVVRFQGGCNAGHTVVADGEEYKLRLLPSGILYKGTHNIIANGVAFDPEVCLQEMDAMAARGIDTSSIRISDRAHVVMPYHRLMDGIGDAQRGADKIGTTGRGIGPCYMDRDDRIGIRVCDLMEKDEFAKKLKKNLDNKNGELAAVYAHEPLDYEEVLTEYEGYAERLRPLVTDTIPLINEEIAAGRKILFEGAQATMLDIDYGTYPYVTASHPVSGGVTVGAGVAPKKIDKVVGIVKAYCTRVGEGPFPTEQLNAIGEKLREAGHEFGTVTGRPRRTGWLDAVVVRHAGLLSGIDYMAVTRLDILDGFDEIKICTGYKYKGELLKGVPASLNVLAEVEPVYETFPGWKTDISGIRSYDALPENARKYLERMAEITGIALGIVSVGPSREQTIVLAKDLF, from the coding sequence ATGTCAACCATCGTTATCACGGGCACACAGTGGGGCGACGAGGGCAAAGGGAAGATCGTCGACTACCTCGCAAGCAAGGCAGACACCGTTGTCCGCTTCCAGGGCGGCTGCAACGCGGGTCACACCGTCGTCGCGGACGGAGAGGAGTACAAGCTGCGCCTCCTGCCGTCGGGCATCCTCTATAAGGGCACGCACAACATCATCGCAAACGGCGTCGCCTTTGATCCCGAGGTATGCTTACAGGAAATGGACGCCATGGCGGCACGCGGCATTGATACCTCAAGCATCCGCATCTCCGACCGCGCCCATGTCGTCATGCCCTATCACCGCCTGATGGACGGCATCGGCGATGCACAGCGCGGCGCGGACAAGATCGGCACAACGGGACGCGGTATCGGTCCCTGCTATATGGATCGCGATGACCGCATCGGCATCCGCGTCTGCGACCTCATGGAGAAGGACGAGTTCGCGAAGAAGCTCAAAAAGAACCTCGACAATAAGAACGGGGAGCTCGCCGCCGTCTACGCCCACGAACCGCTCGACTACGAAGAGGTACTCACGGAGTACGAGGGCTACGCCGAGCGCCTGCGTCCGCTTGTCACGGACACAATCCCCCTCATCAACGAGGAGATCGCGGCAGGACGCAAGATCCTCTTTGAGGGCGCACAGGCGACCATGCTCGACATCGACTACGGCACCTACCCCTACGTCACCGCCTCGCACCCCGTCTCTGGCGGCGTCACCGTCGGCGCAGGCGTTGCACCGAAGAAAATCGACAAGGTCGTCGGCATCGTGAAGGCATACTGCACGCGCGTCGGTGAGGGTCCCTTCCCCACCGAGCAGCTAAACGCAATTGGTGAGAAGCTGCGCGAGGCAGGGCATGAGTTCGGCACTGTCACGGGGCGTCCGCGCCGTACGGGCTGGCTCGACGCCGTCGTCGTCCGCCATGCGGGTCTCCTCTCCGGCATCGACTACATGGCGGTCACGCGCCTCGATATCCTCGACGGCTTCGACGAGATCAAGATCTGCACGGGCTACAAGTACAAGGGTGAGCTGCTGAAGGGGGTTCCCGCAAGCCTCAACGTCCTCGCCGAGGTGGAGCCGGTCTACGAGACCTTCCCGGGCTGGAAGACGGATATCTCCGGCATCCGCAGCTACGACGCGCTGCCAGAGAACGCACGCAAGTACCTCGAGCGCATGGCAGAGATCACGGGCATCGCCCTCGGCATCGTCTCCGTCGGTCCCTCGCGCGAACAGACCATCGTCCTTGCCAAGGATCTGTTCTAA
- the purB gene encoding adenylosuccinate lyase — translation MIERYTRPEMGHLWSIQNEWQTILNVEIAACEAMAELGEIPAAAVQNIKANAKFDVARINEIEKTTDHDIIAFLTNLEENVGEDSKYIHKGLTSSDVKDTAYCVMMRDAAAIILDDLRAFREVLRRRAEEFRHTPCIGRTHGIHAEPMTFGLKLLLWSAEIERDIERLMRAKEIVSVGKLSGAVGTYSNIDPRIEELTCKKLGITPVRLATQVIQRDRHAEFVTTLAIIAGTMEKIATEIRNLQRTDIREAEEFFKAGQKGSSAMPHKRNPINCERVSGMARLVRGNAVAALEDMTLWHERDISHSSVERVILPDATINVDYCLHKLTGIVDKLLVYPDAMLHNMNRTGGLIYSQRILTALVNKGILRQTAYVWVQRNAMKRWLEKEDFRTNVEKDADISAHLTKEEIDACFDYTYFLRHVDSIFARFDL, via the coding sequence ATGATAGAGCGCTATACCCGTCCGGAGATGGGACATCTCTGGTCGATCCAGAACGAGTGGCAGACCATTCTGAATGTGGAGATTGCCGCGTGCGAGGCAATGGCGGAACTGGGCGAAATCCCAGCCGCTGCCGTGCAGAACATCAAGGCAAACGCGAAGTTCGATGTCGCGCGCATCAACGAGATCGAAAAGACCACCGACCACGACATCATTGCCTTCCTCACGAATCTCGAGGAGAATGTCGGCGAGGACTCGAAGTACATCCACAAAGGCCTCACGTCGAGCGATGTAAAGGACACGGCATACTGCGTCATGATGCGCGATGCCGCCGCGATCATCCTCGATGATCTGCGCGCATTCCGTGAAGTGCTGCGCCGCCGTGCAGAGGAGTTCCGCCACACGCCGTGCATCGGACGCACCCACGGCATCCACGCGGAGCCGATGACATTCGGCCTGAAGCTTCTCCTCTGGAGTGCCGAGATCGAGCGCGACATCGAGCGCCTGATGCGTGCGAAGGAGATCGTCTCTGTCGGCAAGCTCTCGGGTGCTGTCGGCACCTACTCCAACATCGACCCGCGCATCGAGGAGCTGACGTGCAAGAAGCTCGGCATTACCCCCGTGCGTCTCGCCACGCAGGTCATTCAGCGCGACCGTCACGCCGAGTTCGTCACAACGCTCGCCATCATCGCGGGTACAATGGAGAAGATCGCTACCGAGATCCGCAACCTGCAGCGCACGGACATTCGCGAGGCAGAGGAATTCTTCAAGGCGGGGCAAAAGGGCTCGTCCGCGATGCCGCACAAGCGCAACCCGATCAACTGCGAACGCGTCTCGGGCATGGCGCGTCTCGTACGCGGCAACGCCGTCGCGGCACTCGAGGACATGACCCTCTGGCACGAGCGCGACATCTCGCACTCCTCCGTCGAGCGCGTCATCCTGCCCGACGCGACGATCAACGTGGACTACTGCCTGCACAAGCTGACGGGCATCGTCGACAAACTTCTCGTCTACCCCGACGCCATGTTGCACAACATGAACCGCACGGGCGGACTCATCTACAGCCAGCGCATCCTCACGGCACTTGTGAACAAAGGTATCCTGCGCCAGACCGCGTACGTCTGGGTACAGCGCAACGCCATGAAGCGCTGGCTCGAGAAGGAGGATTTCCGTACCAACGTCGAAAAGGACGCAGATATCTCCGCACATCTTACAAAGGAAGAGATTGACGCGTGCTTTGACTATACTTATTTCCTGCGCCATGTGGATTCCATCTTTGCGCGCTTTGATCTCTAA
- a CDS encoding LysR family transcriptional regulator, which yields MELRNIKTFIHAAETGSFSAAALRENYAQSTITQQIQALERELGASLFIRAGRRVILSSAGHAFLSYAYRMAALEQETLMQFRGEGEPEGEFFLGIIETIATSRYMQRVGAFLRQYPKVRLHVNVDTAPRLRKALTHGDIDIAILLDPYHEGERLRILHHSPSPIAFITAVDSPFANRSVCLHELVDSTWVLTQRGTNYRKKLEDDLTERHLYLRDRVEIGTSKTIIDFVASGLGLSLLPAVTVADAVRTGHVAVIDVTDYQIDMQLQILAADERWLPQPLALLAEDFAAGLEEEG from the coding sequence ATGGAACTTCGCAACATCAAGACCTTTATCCATGCGGCAGAGACGGGCAGCTTTTCGGCGGCGGCACTGCGTGAGAACTACGCGCAGTCGACCATCACGCAGCAGATCCAGGCACTTGAGCGCGAACTTGGCGCCTCACTCTTCATTCGTGCGGGGCGTCGTGTGATCCTCTCGAGTGCGGGGCATGCATTTCTCTCCTATGCCTATCGCATGGCGGCGCTCGAACAGGAGACCCTCATGCAGTTCCGTGGGGAAGGAGAGCCGGAGGGCGAGTTCTTCCTCGGCATCATCGAGACAATTGCGACCTCGCGCTATATGCAGCGTGTCGGAGCTTTCCTGCGCCAGTATCCGAAGGTTCGCCTGCACGTCAATGTAGATACGGCGCCGCGTCTGCGCAAGGCACTCACACATGGTGACATCGACATTGCGATCCTGCTCGATCCCTATCATGAGGGGGAGCGCCTGCGCATCCTGCATCACAGTCCTTCGCCGATTGCCTTCATTACGGCGGTGGATTCGCCGTTCGCCAATCGCTCCGTCTGCCTGCATGAACTCGTGGACAGTACGTGGGTGCTCACGCAGCGCGGCACAAACTACCGCAAGAAGCTCGAGGATGATCTCACGGAGCGGCATCTCTATCTGCGCGACCGTGTCGAGATCGGTACGAGCAAAACCATCATCGACTTCGTCGCGTCGGGACTCGGCCTCTCCCTCCTGCCCGCCGTCACCGTCGCAGATGCTGTGCGTACAGGTCATGTCGCCGTCATTGATGTCACGGATTACCAAATCGACATGCAGCTCCAGATCCTCGCCGCCGATGAGCGCTGGCTGCCGCAGCCGCTCGCACTGCTTGCAGAGGATTTTGCTGCGGGACTTGAGGAAGAGGGATAG
- the bioD gene encoding dethiobiotin synthase, whose product MGKALFITGTGTDIGKTYVTGLIVKKLRDAGLGAGYYKAALSGAETLADGTLLPGDALHVARVAGLAAADTTVSYIYRDAVSPHLAAQIEGRPMDFDKVEQDYRTAKERTEYLTVEGSGGIICPLRWDNEEHVILDDLVVRLGLSALVVADAGLGTINAAVLTAEHLKMRGIPLKGFIFNNWTGGTMQEDNVTMVEALTGARVLACVEHDAAELPMAADALAALYQ is encoded by the coding sequence ATGGGCAAGGCATTATTCATCACGGGTACGGGCACAGACATCGGTAAGACGTACGTGACGGGGCTGATCGTAAAGAAGCTGCGTGATGCGGGGCTGGGTGCGGGCTACTACAAGGCGGCACTCTCAGGTGCGGAGACCCTCGCGGACGGTACGCTGCTGCCCGGTGACGCACTCCATGTTGCACGTGTCGCAGGACTTGCGGCAGCGGATACAACGGTCTCCTATATTTACCGTGATGCGGTATCGCCCCATCTCGCGGCACAGATTGAGGGGCGTCCGATGGACTTTGACAAGGTGGAGCAGGACTACCGCACGGCGAAGGAACGGACGGAGTATCTGACGGTGGAGGGGAGCGGCGGCATTATCTGCCCCCTGCGCTGGGACAATGAGGAGCACGTCATTCTGGACGATCTCGTCGTGCGTCTCGGGCTCTCTGCGCTCGTTGTTGCGGATGCGGGGCTCGGCACGATCAACGCCGCCGTTCTCACGGCAGAGCATCTGAAGATGCGCGGCATTCCTCTGAAGGGCTTTATCTTCAACAACTGGACGGGCGGCACGATGCAGGAGGACAACGTAACGATGGTTGAGGCACTGACGGGAGCGCGCGTGCTTGCCTGTGTAGAGCACGACGCTGCGGAGCTGCCGATGGCGGCGGATGCACTCGCCGCACTGTATCAGTAA
- a CDS encoding arsenate reductase family protein, producing MDQDVLFIGYPKCSTCQKAEKFLRAHGCAAPMRDIKAEKPTAEELRAWHERSGLPLKRFFNTSGMIYRELALKDKLPAMTEEEQYAVLASDGMLVKRPLLITKDRVLTGFREKEWAEIFA from the coding sequence ATGGATCAAGATGTGCTGTTTATCGGCTATCCGAAGTGCTCGACCTGTCAAAAGGCGGAGAAGTTTCTGCGGGCGCACGGCTGCGCCGCGCCGATGCGTGATATCAAGGCGGAGAAGCCGACGGCGGAGGAGCTGCGTGCGTGGCACGAGCGGAGCGGGCTGCCGCTGAAGCGTTTCTTCAACACGAGCGGTATGATTTACCGCGAGCTCGCGCTCAAGGACAAGCTGCCTGCGATGACGGAGGAGGAGCAGTACGCAGTGCTCGCCTCGGACGGGATGCTTGTGAAGCGTCCTCTTCTCATCACGAAGGATCGCGTGCTTACGGGGTTCCGCGAGAAGGAGTGGGCGGAGATTTTTGCTTGA